The following coding sequences are from one Microbacterium sp. SORGH_AS_0969 window:
- a CDS encoding cupin domain-containing protein yields the protein MSIESITSQPAHVFRPEQLPSKNRGGGARTIPLVTAARGATTYLNGVTIFEPGAAIGHHTHNVAESVMVIAGRAVVDIDGERTALNTFDTTFVPANVAHHFENASDTEEMRIFWTYGSLDATRTLTASGEHGRVDAESADTAAGSVRMVTEMATIDVLPGHKKDFEAAVAKAAPLFQRARGARTLRLESSEESPQTYRLFVGWESIDDHESFRASAAFSRWRELIGPHLGATPQVEHLRNTLTAF from the coding sequence ATGAGCATCGAGAGCATCACCTCCCAGCCCGCGCACGTCTTCCGCCCCGAGCAGCTCCCTTCCAAGAACCGCGGCGGCGGCGCCCGAACGATCCCTCTCGTCACCGCTGCTCGGGGCGCGACGACCTACCTCAACGGCGTCACGATCTTCGAGCCCGGTGCCGCGATCGGCCACCACACGCACAACGTCGCCGAGTCGGTCATGGTCATCGCCGGCCGCGCCGTCGTCGACATCGACGGAGAGCGAACCGCGCTGAACACGTTCGACACCACGTTCGTGCCCGCCAACGTCGCCCACCACTTCGAGAACGCCTCCGACACGGAGGAGATGAGGATCTTCTGGACGTACGGATCGCTCGATGCCACCCGCACCCTCACCGCGTCCGGGGAACACGGACGAGTGGATGCCGAATCCGCCGACACCGCTGCCGGCTCGGTACGGATGGTGACCGAGATGGCGACCATCGACGTCCTGCCCGGTCACAAGAAAGACTTCGAGGCCGCCGTGGCGAAGGCCGCCCCGCTGTTCCAGCGGGCGCGCGGGGCACGGACGCTCCGGCTGGAGTCCTCGGAGGAGAGCCCGCAGACCTACCGACTCTTCGTCGGTTGGGAAAGCATCGACGATCACGAGAGCTTCCGCGCCTCTGCGGCGTTCTCTCGCTGGCGAGAACTCATCGGCCCTCACCTGGGCGCGACGCCGCAGGTGGAACACCTGCGTAACACTCTCACTGCGTTCTGA
- a CDS encoding MerR family transcriptional regulator: MKISEAAEAVGAPARMLRYYEQQGLIAASRAANGYRDYSDEQVEHARHVRALVEAGLSTRMIKIVLNIETAGPAKRAEAAELARELRVVENRIVCLERSRDAVISYLTGAGYSDLLANARRSSA; encoded by the coding sequence ATGAAGATCAGCGAGGCGGCAGAAGCGGTCGGAGCGCCGGCGCGCATGCTGCGCTACTACGAACAGCAGGGCCTCATCGCCGCGTCGCGCGCGGCGAACGGGTACCGGGACTACTCGGATGAGCAGGTCGAGCATGCCCGCCATGTCCGCGCTCTCGTCGAGGCGGGCCTTTCCACCCGGATGATCAAGATCGTCTTGAACATCGAAACCGCCGGACCGGCGAAGCGTGCCGAAGCGGCGGAACTCGCGCGAGAGCTCCGCGTCGTGGAGAACCGGATCGTGTGCCTCGAGAGAAGTCGAGATGCGGTGATCTCGTACCTCACAGGTGCGGGCTATTCGGACCTCCTCGCCAACGCGCGTCGCTCATCCGCGTGA
- a CDS encoding aromatic alcohol reductase, producing the protein MRSWDGQSRRILVIGAGELGMPVLRNVARRAAAVEGSSIDVLLRSTTTESPAPAKQRDLAEIRQLGIGIVHGDLVTNTVDDLARIFRDYDTVIGCTGITAGLDTPMKVARAALGAELPRYFPWQFGVDFDVIGRGSPQDIFDAQLDVRDLLRSQHDTEWVIISTGMFMNYLFDADSGMVDLAHDTVNALGAADTTVTVTTPEDIGALTADIVFAAPRIRNEILYVAGDTISYGQLATTLETVLGRPFELRVWSEPTLMAELAADPDNMTRKYRAAFAQGRGVAWNKADTYNERHGISTTTLDEWIRTHLAA; encoded by the coding sequence ATGCGCAGCTGGGATGGACAGTCACGGAGAATCCTCGTGATCGGAGCGGGAGAGCTCGGGATGCCCGTTCTTCGCAACGTCGCCCGACGTGCCGCCGCGGTCGAGGGCTCCTCGATCGACGTGCTCCTGCGAAGCACCACCACAGAATCGCCCGCACCCGCGAAACAGCGCGATCTGGCGGAGATCCGGCAGCTCGGAATCGGCATCGTCCACGGCGATCTGGTGACGAACACTGTCGACGACCTCGCCCGGATCTTTCGGGACTACGACACCGTGATCGGCTGCACCGGCATCACCGCCGGTCTCGACACGCCGATGAAGGTGGCGCGCGCCGCGCTGGGCGCGGAGTTGCCCCGGTACTTCCCGTGGCAGTTCGGCGTCGACTTCGACGTGATCGGTCGTGGCAGCCCGCAAGACATCTTCGACGCCCAACTCGACGTTCGCGACCTTCTCCGATCACAGCACGACACCGAGTGGGTGATCATCTCCACCGGCATGTTCATGAACTACCTCTTCGACGCCGACTCCGGCATGGTCGACCTCGCTCACGACACCGTCAACGCGCTCGGAGCCGCGGACACCACCGTCACGGTCACCACCCCGGAAGACATCGGCGCCCTCACAGCGGACATCGTGTTCGCTGCGCCGCGCATCCGCAACGAAATCCTCTATGTCGCGGGGGACACGATCTCGTACGGCCAGCTGGCCACCACCCTCGAGACGGTCCTGGGTCGGCCCTTCGAATTGCGCGTATGGTCCGAGCCGACCCTCATGGCCGAGTTGGCTGCCGACCCCGACAACATGACCCGAAAGTACCGCGCCGCCTTCGCTCAGGGCCGCGGTGTCGCGTGGAACAAGGCAGACACCTACAACGAGCGCCACGGCATCTCGACGACGACCCTCGACGAATGGATCCGCACTCACCTCGCCGCGTGA
- a CDS encoding GNAT family N-acetyltransferase: MTGSVSSGAAVESIAWTIERVDWDDERAVALRAAMDDEIGPRYAEVFAAFDDETAALLAQDFAVDPATIVDVILVLDPSGGPMGHAALRALDDDLEVKRVFVDRRARGRGASRALMAELERLARARGAERLILQTGDRQPEAIALYERIGYRAIPVFLPYVRFAGSRCFAKALSTATR, translated from the coding sequence ATGACGGGGTCGGTGTCTTCCGGCGCAGCCGTGGAGTCGATCGCGTGGACGATCGAGCGCGTCGACTGGGACGACGAGCGAGCGGTGGCGCTGCGCGCGGCGATGGACGACGAGATCGGCCCGCGGTACGCCGAGGTGTTCGCGGCGTTCGATGACGAGACCGCCGCGCTGCTCGCGCAGGACTTCGCGGTCGACCCGGCCACGATCGTCGACGTGATCCTCGTGCTCGACCCCTCGGGGGGCCCGATGGGCCACGCCGCTCTTCGCGCCCTCGACGACGACCTCGAGGTCAAGCGCGTGTTCGTCGATCGCCGCGCGCGCGGGCGCGGGGCGAGCCGCGCGCTCATGGCCGAGCTGGAGCGCCTCGCCCGGGCGCGCGGGGCCGAGCGCCTCATCCTGCAGACCGGTGATCGGCAGCCCGAGGCGATCGCGCTGTACGAGCGGATCGGCTACCGCGCGATCCCGGTGTTCCTGCCGTACGTGCGGTTCGCGGGGTCGCGGTGCTTCGCGAAGGCGCTGAGCACCGCCACGCGGTGA
- a CDS encoding GNAT family N-acetyltransferase, with the protein MTTAPALDIPHADATVLDNAAWHSLAGPHSSFAIGGDLVRRYPADVAPFVAVRSWEEPGVWDALRDLVGTGADVGLSGYEGGFPDGWEYLGGGEGVQLVETDALKTRPDDEAIELGADDAADMIAIVDRNQPGPFRPRTYELGRYIGIRREGRLVAMAGERLHPTGWTEISAVAVDADHRRQGLASRLVLDVASHIQQRGDRALLHAAAANVNAIAAYEKLGFALRRRNRFASVRTPA; encoded by the coding sequence GTGACCACCGCTCCCGCCCTCGACATCCCGCACGCCGACGCCACCGTCCTCGACAACGCCGCCTGGCACTCGCTCGCGGGCCCGCACTCCTCGTTCGCGATCGGCGGCGACCTCGTGCGCCGGTATCCCGCCGACGTCGCGCCCTTCGTCGCGGTGCGCTCGTGGGAGGAGCCCGGCGTCTGGGACGCGCTGCGCGACCTCGTCGGCACCGGCGCCGATGTGGGGCTCTCGGGTTACGAGGGCGGCTTTCCCGACGGGTGGGAGTACCTCGGCGGCGGCGAGGGCGTCCAGCTCGTCGAGACCGACGCGCTGAAGACCCGCCCCGACGACGAGGCGATCGAGCTGGGCGCGGACGACGCCGCCGACATGATCGCGATCGTCGACCGCAATCAGCCCGGCCCGTTCCGGCCCCGAACCTACGAGCTGGGCCGGTACATCGGCATCCGTCGTGAGGGTCGGCTCGTCGCCATGGCGGGCGAGCGCCTGCACCCGACGGGATGGACCGAGATCAGCGCTGTCGCGGTGGATGCCGATCACCGGCGCCAGGGCCTCGCCTCGCGCCTGGTGCTCGACGTAGCCTCCCACATCCAGCAGCGCGGAGACCGGGCGCTGCTGCACGCCGCGGCGGCGAACGTGAACGCGATCGCGGCGTACGAGAAGCTCGGCTTCGCCCTGCGCCGGCGAAACAGGTTCGCGTCGGTGCGGACGCCGGCCTGA
- a CDS encoding prevent-host-death protein — translation MGTATFLPAHSRRSSDLSKHSAEVFAEAEDHPITVTRRDGQTLVLMSEREANARAQLLNFAAQLITVTLDDDGPLEERMAKTFPWMLALSHADRTQCAQDLIDAARASFATDQPHLALAELTSWKETAVAVAAGLGTTVVDWLDDDGETVERP, via the coding sequence ATGGGTACCGCGACATTCCTCCCCGCTCATTCGCGGCGGTCGTCCGATCTCAGCAAGCACTCGGCCGAAGTCTTCGCCGAAGCCGAAGATCACCCCATCACCGTCACGCGACGCGACGGGCAGACGCTCGTTCTCATGTCCGAGCGCGAGGCGAACGCCCGGGCACAGCTCTTGAACTTCGCGGCGCAGCTCATCACGGTGACCCTCGACGACGACGGGCCATTGGAAGAGCGCATGGCGAAGACATTTCCGTGGATGCTGGCGCTCTCGCACGCCGATCGGACGCAGTGCGCACAAGACCTCATCGATGCCGCGCGCGCATCGTTTGCGACCGATCAGCCTCACCTCGCGCTCGCGGAACTCACCTCGTGGAAAGAGACCGCGGTCGCCGTCGCCGCCGGGCTCGGCACGACGGTGGTCGACTGGCTCGATGACGACGGCGAGACCGTCGAGCGTCCCTGA
- a CDS encoding LLM class flavin-dependent oxidoreductase: protein MTDMARALRSLGFLTIGLFDRENPRAGHETTLSIIERGESLGFDSAWLRDRHLQYGISSPVAVLAAASQRTSRIRLGTAVIPLGWENPLRLAEDLATVDVLAGGRLEPGFSVGPPPRLDDVAAALYPDTVEHEEFGYERLARLRRFLAGEPVSARAGTEGIEEYSERIEPHSPGLSDRLWYGAGSPTSTTWAAENDFHLLTSSVIQSTTSTDFDAEQYAQIRLYRDTHPAGETARVSQGLVVVPTDSATPDQRRRYEAYAEARRGRVGIPQGPRRMLFAEDLVGTSEQIAERLLSSRAFPEVDEAAFALPFSFAPDDYAQILEDIAGRLGPLLGWAPD, encoded by the coding sequence GTGACCGACATGGCCCGTGCACTCCGCTCCCTCGGCTTCCTCACCATCGGTCTCTTCGACCGCGAGAACCCGCGGGCGGGGCACGAGACCACCCTGTCGATCATCGAGCGCGGCGAGAGCCTCGGCTTCGACAGCGCGTGGCTGCGCGACCGGCACCTGCAGTACGGCATCTCTTCCCCGGTCGCGGTGCTCGCCGCTGCCTCGCAGCGCACGAGCCGGATCCGGCTGGGCACCGCGGTGATCCCCCTGGGGTGGGAGAACCCGCTCCGCTTGGCCGAAGACCTCGCGACCGTCGATGTGCTGGCGGGCGGGCGCCTCGAACCGGGGTTCTCCGTCGGCCCTCCGCCGCGCCTCGACGACGTCGCGGCGGCTCTGTACCCCGACACCGTCGAGCACGAGGAGTTCGGATACGAGCGCCTCGCGCGACTGCGCCGCTTCCTCGCGGGGGAGCCCGTCAGTGCCCGCGCCGGCACCGAGGGCATCGAGGAGTATTCCGAGCGGATCGAACCGCACTCCCCCGGCCTGAGCGACCGGCTCTGGTACGGCGCCGGAAGCCCCACCTCGACGACGTGGGCAGCCGAGAACGACTTCCACCTCCTGACCAGCAGTGTGATCCAGTCGACGACATCGACCGACTTCGACGCCGAGCAGTACGCGCAGATCCGCCTCTACCGCGACACGCACCCCGCCGGCGAGACCGCCCGGGTCTCGCAGGGTCTGGTGGTCGTGCCGACCGACTCGGCCACGCCCGATCAGCGTCGACGCTACGAGGCCTATGCCGAAGCGCGACGCGGGCGCGTCGGCATCCCTCAGGGTCCGCGCCGGATGCTGTTCGCCGAGGATCTCGTCGGCACGTCGGAGCAGATCGCCGAGCGGTTGCTCTCGTCGCGGGCGTTCCCCGAGGTCGACGAGGCCGCCTTCGCCCTGCCGTTCTCGTTCGCCCCCGACGACTACGCGCAGATCCTTGAGGACATCGCGGGCCGACTGGGCCCCCTCCTCGGCTGGGCGCCCGACTGA
- a CDS encoding PLP-dependent aminotransferase family protein, giving the protein MTVLAPSRPALVRAFSAPRGFGDQTLRDRRPDAIELLGGIPDPSVLPTAELAEATARVLSAPGAPSLQYSRTEGIPALREWIAAREGVAVDRVLITNGGFHGLAIAVQTVLERGDLVAVDNPVFPLFLRGLELADARVLPIRVGAEGLDVDALAAELRAGARPAAVYTVPEFHNPSQSSLPTARRRELVDLAEKYGFVVFADDPYRELRFAGEPESLAPFHDSAHVIHVNTFTKTLGPGLRLGWVVLPERLVPDAVALRSRQDSHSSTFVQAVVAELLTSDAGLFDRVLGRARALYRSRAHTLAEALSASGAFDVTVPDGGLFLWPRLTDDSLDADRLAADASAEGVEYQRGSFFPSGPGTDADRHLRLAYGDTSEELLREAAARLGRAVARQS; this is encoded by the coding sequence CATCCCGGATCCCTCCGTGCTGCCGACCGCCGAGCTGGCCGAGGCGACCGCCCGGGTGCTGAGCGCGCCGGGTGCGCCGTCGCTGCAGTACTCGCGCACCGAGGGCATCCCGGCGCTGCGCGAATGGATCGCGGCCCGCGAGGGCGTCGCCGTGGACCGCGTGCTGATCACGAACGGCGGCTTCCACGGCCTCGCGATCGCGGTGCAGACGGTGCTCGAGCGCGGCGACCTCGTCGCGGTCGACAACCCCGTGTTCCCGCTGTTCCTGCGGGGCCTCGAGCTGGCCGACGCGCGGGTGCTCCCCATCCGCGTCGGCGCCGAGGGACTCGACGTCGACGCGCTCGCCGCGGAACTGCGGGCCGGCGCGCGTCCCGCCGCGGTGTACACGGTGCCGGAGTTCCACAACCCCTCGCAGTCGTCTCTTCCCACGGCCCGCCGCCGCGAGCTGGTCGACCTCGCCGAGAAGTACGGCTTCGTCGTGTTCGCCGACGACCCGTACCGCGAACTGCGCTTCGCGGGAGAGCCCGAGTCGCTCGCTCCGTTCCACGACTCCGCCCACGTCATCCACGTGAACACCTTCACCAAGACACTGGGTCCGGGGCTCCGCCTCGGGTGGGTCGTGCTGCCCGAGCGCTTGGTCCCGGATGCCGTGGCCCTGCGCAGCCGCCAGGATTCGCACTCGTCGACTTTCGTGCAGGCGGTGGTCGCGGAACTGCTGACGAGCGACGCCGGGCTCTTCGACCGGGTGCTCGGGCGGGCTCGAGCGCTCTACCGGTCGCGGGCTCACACCCTGGCCGAGGCGCTCTCGGCATCCGGAGCCTTCGACGTGACCGTGCCCGACGGCGGGTTGTTCCTCTGGCCGCGTCTGACGGACGACTCGCTGGACGCCGACCGACTCGCCGCCGACGCGAGCGCCGAGGGCGTGGAGTACCAGCGCGGCTCGTTCTTCCCCTCGGGGCCGGGGACGGATGCCGACCGGCACCTGCGCCTCGCCTACGGTGACACCTCGGAGGAGCTGCTGCGCGAGGCCGCGGCGCGGCTGGGGCGTGCGGTGGCGCGGCAGAGCTGA